One Coffea arabica cultivar ET-39 chromosome 5c, Coffea Arabica ET-39 HiFi, whole genome shotgun sequence DNA window includes the following coding sequences:
- the LOC113689711 gene encoding reticulon-like protein B17 isoform X1, giving the protein MPYSKNPSKFPKSLPRNPKSMDPTPPYHRSDPKSRTKSASRLSKLRYYNEQNEVTTPNLSLEIVPSSPTMASPSPSKSPYGLPLHELLLLSPSPLRRSKTRLADRLEMADDAAAAEGNGARKRFKNRNASLGLLAHASPRNNRRSRRRLEQDMREEKDFGGGEDMVVKPRKKRHSGRSKKDKLSLVPSIPSPKTNDEYECNLDGVRQVISDLIMWKDVAKSSLWFGFGSLCFVSSCFTSGINVSIFSVMSQLGLLFLGLSFFTNSVRQRDGIGNNREFKLKDEDILRVGRLILPAANLAISKTRELFSGEPAMTLKVVPFLLLGAEYGHLLTLRRLCALGFFISFTCPKLYSSYSVQICRKVDYLQSWMLERWRACSHKKIVAASAVTAFWNLTSIRIRIFAAFICLVIVRYSRQHQHLEAKVEEEVEAAKEPEQEEELQRAMIVVENEPMK; this is encoded by the exons ATGCCATACTCAAAAAACccatcaaaatttccaaaatctttgCCAAGGAATCCGAAATCCATGGATCCAACACCTCCTTATCATCGATCTGACCCCAAAAGCCGAACCAAATCGGCCTCAAGACTCTCAAAACTCCGCTACTACAACGAGCAAAACGAAGTAACAACCCCAAATCTTTCTCTTGAAATTGTCCCTTCTTCACCAACTATGGCCTCTCCTTCACCTTCAAAGTCTCCTTACGGGCTTCCTCTTCACGAACTCCTGCTTCTTTCGCCTTCTCCTCTAAGAAGATCGAAAACCCGTCTCGCGGATAGGCTTGAAATGGCTGATGATGCAGCAGCTGCCGAGGGAAATGGGGCTCGGAAGAGATTCAAGAATAGGAATGCTTCTCTCGGATTGCTGGCTCATGCTTCTCCGAGGAATAATAGGCGGTCAAGGAGACGGTTGGAGCAAGATATGAGGGAAGAGAAGGACTTTGGTGGTGGAGAAGATATGGTGGTGAAGCCAAGGAAGAAAAGGCATAGTGGTAGGTCTAAGAAGGATAAGCTCAGTTTGGTCCCTTCAATTCCGTCACCAA AAACAAATGATGAGTATGAGTGTAATCTGGATGGGGTTAGGCAAGTGATAAGTGACTTGATTATGTGGAAAGATGTTGCAAAATCGAGCCTTTGGTTTGGTTTTGGTTCACTTTGCTTCGTCTCTTCTTGCTTTACAAGTGGTATCAACGTTAG CATTTTCTCAGTCATGTCTCAGCTGGGGCTCTTGTTTTTGGGATTGTCATTCTTCACAAACTCAGTCCGTCAAAG GGATGGTATTGGAAATAACCGTGAATTTAAGCTAAAGGATGAAGACATCTTAAGAGTAGGGAGATTGATACTTCCAGCTGCGAATCTAGCAATTTCAAAGACAAGGGAGCTGTTTTCAGGCGAGCCAGCAATGACCCTAAAG GTAGTACCATTCCTACTTCTTGGAGCTGAGTACGGCCATCTTTTAACTCTACGGAGACTATGTGCACTTG GCTTCTTTATCAGCTTTACTTGTCCGAAGCTATACTCCTCTTACTCGGTTCAGATATGCAGAAAAG TTGATTATCTACAATCTTGGATGTTGGAGAGATGGAGAGCTTGCTCTCATAAGAAGATTGTGGCAGCATCAGCAGTGACAGCTTTTTGGAATCTGACAAGCATCAGAATCCGAATCTTTGCAG CATTCATATGTCTAGTAATAGTTAGATACTCTAGGCAACATCAACATTTAGAAGCAAAGGTTGAAGAAGAGGTCGAAGCAGCCAAGGAACCTGAGCAGGAGGAGGAGCTACAGCGGGCGATGATTGTTGTAGAAAATGAGCCAATGAAGTAA
- the LOC113689711 gene encoding reticulon-like protein B17 isoform X2: MPYSKNPSKFPKSLPRNPKSMDPTPPYHRSDPKSRTKSASRLSKLRYYNEQNEVTTPNLSLEIVPSSPTMASPSPSKSPYGLPLHELLLLSPSPLRRSKTRLADRLEMADDAAAAEGNGARKRFKNRNASLGLLAHASPRNNRRSRRRLEQDMREEKDFGGGEDMVVKPRKKRHSETNDEYECNLDGVRQVISDLIMWKDVAKSSLWFGFGSLCFVSSCFTSGINVSIFSVMSQLGLLFLGLSFFTNSVRQRDGIGNNREFKLKDEDILRVGRLILPAANLAISKTRELFSGEPAMTLKVVPFLLLGAEYGHLLTLRRLCALGFFISFTCPKLYSSYSVQICRKVDYLQSWMLERWRACSHKKIVAASAVTAFWNLTSIRIRIFAAFICLVIVRYSRQHQHLEAKVEEEVEAAKEPEQEEELQRAMIVVENEPMK; this comes from the exons ATGCCATACTCAAAAAACccatcaaaatttccaaaatctttgCCAAGGAATCCGAAATCCATGGATCCAACACCTCCTTATCATCGATCTGACCCCAAAAGCCGAACCAAATCGGCCTCAAGACTCTCAAAACTCCGCTACTACAACGAGCAAAACGAAGTAACAACCCCAAATCTTTCTCTTGAAATTGTCCCTTCTTCACCAACTATGGCCTCTCCTTCACCTTCAAAGTCTCCTTACGGGCTTCCTCTTCACGAACTCCTGCTTCTTTCGCCTTCTCCTCTAAGAAGATCGAAAACCCGTCTCGCGGATAGGCTTGAAATGGCTGATGATGCAGCAGCTGCCGAGGGAAATGGGGCTCGGAAGAGATTCAAGAATAGGAATGCTTCTCTCGGATTGCTGGCTCATGCTTCTCCGAGGAATAATAGGCGGTCAAGGAGACGGTTGGAGCAAGATATGAGGGAAGAGAAGGACTTTGGTGGTGGAGAAGATATGGTGGTGAAGCCAAGGAAGAAAAGGCATAGTG AAACAAATGATGAGTATGAGTGTAATCTGGATGGGGTTAGGCAAGTGATAAGTGACTTGATTATGTGGAAAGATGTTGCAAAATCGAGCCTTTGGTTTGGTTTTGGTTCACTTTGCTTCGTCTCTTCTTGCTTTACAAGTGGTATCAACGTTAG CATTTTCTCAGTCATGTCTCAGCTGGGGCTCTTGTTTTTGGGATTGTCATTCTTCACAAACTCAGTCCGTCAAAG GGATGGTATTGGAAATAACCGTGAATTTAAGCTAAAGGATGAAGACATCTTAAGAGTAGGGAGATTGATACTTCCAGCTGCGAATCTAGCAATTTCAAAGACAAGGGAGCTGTTTTCAGGCGAGCCAGCAATGACCCTAAAG GTAGTACCATTCCTACTTCTTGGAGCTGAGTACGGCCATCTTTTAACTCTACGGAGACTATGTGCACTTG GCTTCTTTATCAGCTTTACTTGTCCGAAGCTATACTCCTCTTACTCGGTTCAGATATGCAGAAAAG TTGATTATCTACAATCTTGGATGTTGGAGAGATGGAGAGCTTGCTCTCATAAGAAGATTGTGGCAGCATCAGCAGTGACAGCTTTTTGGAATCTGACAAGCATCAGAATCCGAATCTTTGCAG CATTCATATGTCTAGTAATAGTTAGATACTCTAGGCAACATCAACATTTAGAAGCAAAGGTTGAAGAAGAGGTCGAAGCAGCCAAGGAACCTGAGCAGGAGGAGGAGCTACAGCGGGCGATGATTGTTGTAGAAAATGAGCCAATGAAGTAA